Proteins encoded within one genomic window of Haladaptatus sp. QDMS2:
- a CDS encoding AarF/ABC1/UbiB kinase family protein has product MNLRPYRRFFTVARQFLPLLIAYARDRRRFLLFGGRRTVTPEIRRRRARALLDAMLTLGPTFIKLGQLLSTRPDILPPEYIDEFTKLQDSVPPAPWPEAKQVIEDELGPLEAWFDEFDTDAISGASLGQVYYAEIDGQSVAVKVRRPGIEELVEADLRVIRWSLPLLMRFIGTARAFSLENLADEFAKTIREEMDYGREGRMLTEIRGNFADEDRIAIPRVIESHSDARVLTMEYVSGTKISDIEDIDAMNVDRSELAETLQRIYLQMIIDDGVFHADPHPGNLAVRPDGTIVFYDFGMSGRVDSFVQDKIVEFYIAVANQDIEGILDSLIEMGTLSPEADRRVMGDVMELAIADARGENIEQYRVQQIVSQVEDTIYEFPLRLPSNLALVLRVATVVEGVCVTLDPDFDFIAVATQYLTEQGYREAGVKQFIEDRGDEVRKAAQSTLRSPPKLERALDRINRDDFYVRADIEDSNGHLTRLAKRIVLGMLLSVGLIMTSIFYAFGTLEATLLSGGFSLVIAGWLYVSFRKRRGIRATPQFTRQNLRQRRGK; this is encoded by the coding sequence GTGAACCTCCGCCCGTACAGACGGTTTTTCACCGTCGCCAGACAGTTCTTGCCGCTTCTCATCGCGTACGCCCGGGACCGCCGCCGATTCCTGCTGTTCGGCGGTCGGCGGACGGTCACGCCAGAGATTCGCCGCCGCAGAGCGCGGGCACTGCTTGACGCCATGCTCACGCTCGGGCCGACGTTCATCAAACTCGGCCAGTTGCTCTCGACGCGCCCGGACATCCTGCCGCCGGAGTACATCGACGAGTTCACGAAACTCCAGGACAGCGTGCCACCGGCCCCGTGGCCTGAGGCAAAACAGGTCATCGAAGACGAACTCGGGCCGCTCGAAGCGTGGTTCGACGAGTTCGACACCGACGCGATAAGCGGTGCAAGTCTCGGGCAGGTGTACTACGCCGAAATCGACGGCCAATCCGTCGCGGTGAAGGTGCGCCGGCCCGGCATCGAGGAGCTCGTGGAAGCGGACCTCAGGGTCATCCGCTGGAGTCTGCCGTTGCTCATGCGCTTTATCGGCACCGCTCGGGCGTTCTCGCTCGAAAACCTCGCCGACGAGTTCGCGAAGACCATTCGCGAGGAGATGGACTACGGTCGGGAAGGGCGGATGCTCACCGAGATTCGCGGGAACTTTGCGGACGAAGACCGCATCGCGATTCCCCGCGTCATCGAATCACACTCGGACGCTCGCGTCCTCACGATGGAGTACGTGAGCGGGACGAAGATAAGCGACATCGAGGATATCGACGCGATGAACGTAGACCGCTCGGAACTCGCAGAGACGCTCCAGCGAATCTACCTCCAGATGATCATCGATGACGGTGTGTTTCACGCTGACCCGCACCCGGGGAACCTCGCGGTGCGTCCGGACGGCACCATCGTCTTCTACGACTTCGGGATGAGCGGTCGCGTCGATTCGTTCGTCCAGGACAAAATCGTCGAGTTCTACATCGCCGTGGCGAACCAGGACATCGAGGGGATTCTCGATTCACTCATCGAGATGGGTACGCTGAGCCCGGAAGCCGACCGGCGGGTGATGGGCGACGTGATGGAACTCGCGATTGCGGACGCTCGCGGTGAGAATATCGAGCAATATCGCGTCCAGCAAATCGTGAGCCAGGTCGAAGATACAATCTACGAGTTCCCGCTTCGGCTGCCGTCGAACCTCGCGCTGGTGTTGCGCGTGGCGACGGTCGTCGAAGGCGTCTGCGTGACGCTCGACCCGGATTTCGACTTCATCGCGGTCGCGACCCAGTACCTCACCGAACAGGGGTATCGCGAAGCAGGCGTAAAGCAGTTCATCGAAGACCGCGGCGACGAGGTGCGCAAGGCGGCTCAATCGACGCTGCGCAGCCCGCCGAAACTTGAGCGTGCGCTCGACCGAATCAACCGCGACGATTTCTACGTTCGGGCAGACATCGAGGACTCGAACGGACACCTGACGAGACTCGCGAAGCGAATCGTCCTCGGGATGTTGCTTTCGGTCGGTCTCATCATGACGTCAATTTTCTACGCGTTTGGGACGCTCGAAGCGACGCTTCTGTCGGGTGGGTTCTCGCTCGTGATAGCCGGCTGGCTCTATGTCTCGTTTCGCAAGCGCCGGGGGATTCGTGCGACGCCGCAGTTCACGCGGCAGAATCTCCGCCAGCGGCGGGGGAAGTAG
- a CDS encoding PLDc N-terminal domain-containing protein codes for MVDTTVTVGLLYLVVWLGVTLWVFQDAEYRRSKGTLLWTVVVFLGGVIGLFLYFLIGRR; via the coding sequence ATGGTCGACACCACGGTCACCGTCGGACTGCTCTACCTCGTCGTCTGGCTCGGCGTGACCCTGTGGGTCTTTCAGGACGCCGAATACCGGCGTTCGAAGGGAACACTTCTGTGGACCGTCGTCGTCTTTCTCGGCGGTGTCATCGGACTATTCCTGTACTTCCTCATCGGCCGGCGATAG
- a CDS encoding aminotransferase class I/II-fold pyridoxal phosphate-dependent enzyme, whose translation MEIDPFGLERWFAKYEHEADIMLAESGIRSLPATRFDTDPGELGYVIPTNGDPDLREQLAARYGRTTDEVIFTCGAQEANFLVFLALLGQGGHTVTVTPTYQSLHAIPDAFGEVTTVQLEPPEWDLDVDAVADAITDDTRLLVVNNPNNPTGKYHDEATLSALYDLAVEHDAYLLVDEVYRLLADDPHPPAASLGRRAISTASLSKAYGLAGLRFGWIVGPPEVVQAAWHWKDYTTISPSQFGQHIARQAFKQEDELLAESRAVRQTNHDIVAEFIAETGLSWYDPIGVNAFIEIPNSFSSGKEFCRAVLNEESVVLAPGEFFGYPDRFRLGFGLPTEELVEGLSRVKTCLQRHE comes from the coding sequence ATGGAAATCGACCCGTTCGGCCTCGAACGCTGGTTCGCGAAGTACGAACACGAGGCCGACATCATGCTGGCAGAGAGCGGGATTCGGTCGCTTCCGGCGACGCGCTTCGACACCGACCCCGGCGAACTTGGTTACGTCATCCCCACGAACGGCGACCCCGACCTCCGCGAGCAGCTGGCGGCACGATACGGGCGGACTACCGACGAAGTCATCTTCACCTGTGGCGCACAGGAGGCAAACTTCCTCGTCTTCCTCGCGCTGCTCGGTCAGGGCGGCCACACGGTGACCGTCACGCCGACGTACCAGTCGCTGCACGCGATTCCAGACGCCTTCGGGGAGGTGACGACGGTACAACTCGAACCCCCCGAGTGGGACCTCGATGTCGACGCCGTCGCGGACGCGATTACCGACGACACGCGCCTGCTCGTCGTCAACAACCCGAACAACCCGACCGGGAAATATCACGACGAAGCGACGCTGTCCGCGCTCTACGACCTCGCCGTCGAACACGACGCCTACCTGCTCGTAGACGAGGTGTACCGACTGCTCGCAGACGACCCTCACCCGCCGGCAGCGAGTCTCGGTCGGCGGGCCATCAGCACGGCGAGTCTCTCGAAGGCGTACGGCCTCGCTGGCCTGCGCTTTGGCTGGATTGTCGGGCCGCCCGAAGTCGTCCAGGCGGCCTGGCACTGGAAAGATTACACGACCATCTCGCCTTCCCAGTTCGGCCAGCACATCGCCCGCCAGGCGTTCAAGCAGGAGGACGAACTGCTCGCCGAGAGTCGCGCGGTGCGACAGACGAATCACGACATCGTCGCCGAATTCATCGCGGAGACGGGCCTCTCGTGGTACGACCCCATCGGCGTGAACGCCTTCATCGAGATCCCAAACTCGTTTTCGAGTGGCAAGGAGTTCTGCCGGGCGGTGTTGAACGAGGAGAGCGTTGTACTCGCACCCGGTGAGTTCTTCGGCTATCCAGACCGGTTCCGCCTCGGCTTTGGGCTTCCGACCGAAGAATTGGTCGAGGGTCTCTCACGCGTCAAAACCTGTCTCCAGCGTCACGAATAG
- a CDS encoding translation initiation factor IF-5A has protein sequence MAKQQGEVRDLQEGSYVMINDVPCLITAYSTAKPGKHGSAKARVEGKGVFDGKKRSFSQPVDAKIWIPIIERKQGQVVSVESSDVAQVMDLDTYETFSIKVPGDKTLTPEDEIEYLEMDAQRKII, from the coding sequence ATGGCGAAGCAGCAAGGCGAGGTCCGCGACCTCCAGGAAGGTAGCTACGTAATGATCAACGACGTGCCGTGTCTCATCACCGCGTACAGCACGGCCAAACCCGGCAAACACGGCAGTGCGAAAGCCCGTGTCGAGGGCAAGGGCGTCTTCGACGGGAAAAAGCGCAGCTTCTCCCAGCCTGTCGACGCGAAAATCTGGATTCCAATCATCGAGCGCAAGCAGGGCCAGGTCGTGAGCGTCGAGAGCTCCGACGTCGCACAGGTCATGGACTTAGACACCTACGAGACCTTCTCCATCAAGGTCCCCGGCGACAAGACTCTGACTCCGGAAGACGAAATCGAGTACCTCGAGATGGACGCCCAGCGTAAGATTATCTGA